From the Saimiri boliviensis isolate mSaiBol1 chromosome X, mSaiBol1.pri, whole genome shotgun sequence genome, one window contains:
- the FAM120C gene encoding constitutive coactivator of PPAR-gamma-like protein 2 isoform X2 — translation MGVQGFQEFLEKRCPGAVVPVDLLKLARTVSRQQQQQQHLHRQLPPTAALAPGAPRAARGSAPLQPPLPPALGAFSGGAGPTRHQHPAHHFHHHGQAQPGLHPPLPPPPPPLPGARVLVDAGSALPRLYGGYQTDWVCGGQWNAMLGYLSALCQACAYPGGDGLELVVMFPGGLGKDRLAEWGRRCQAERQTAQLIVGHVGNKGTPPPRAWFLPPACLSHCVRLALIRFRVKQAAML, via the coding sequence ATGGGTGTCCAGGGCTTCCAAGAGTTCCTGGAGAAGCGCTGTCCCGGGGCCGTGGTGCCCGTGGACCTCCTCAAACTCGCGCGCACGGTCTCgcgccagcagcagcagcagcagcacctgcaCCGCCAGCTGCCACCGACGGCAGCCCTGGCACCCGGGGCTCCACGCGCCGCCAGGGGCTCCGCGCCTCTGCAACCGCCGCTCCCGCCTGCCTTGGGTGCCTTCTCCGGGGGCGCGGGGCCGACTCGGCACCAGCACCCCGCTCACCACTTCCACCATCACGGCCAGGCGCAGCCAGGGCTGCACCctccgctgccgccgccgccccctCCGCTGCCCGGGGCCCGGGTGCTGGTGGACGCCGGCTCGGCGCTGCCGCGGCTTTACGGCGGCTACCAGACGGATTGGGTGTGTGGCGGCCAATGGAACGCCATGCTGGGCTACTTGTCAGCGCTGTGCCAGGCTTGTGCCTATCCTGGCGGCGACGGCCTGGAGCTCGTGGTCATGTTTCCCGGGGGCCTGGGCAAGGACCGGCTGGCTGAGTGGGGCCGTCGGTGCCAGGCCGAGCGGCAGACAGCGCAACTGATCGTGGGACACGTGGGCAACAAGGGCACCCCTCCACCGCGGGCCTGGTTCCTGCCACCGGCCTGCCTGAGCCACTGCGTGAGGCTAGCACTCATCCGCTTCCGGGTCAAG